In Thermodesulfobacteriota bacterium, one DNA window encodes the following:
- a CDS encoding DUF4143 domain-containing protein codes for MATDELRPDIGALWENWVIAEVAKQNLLLGSPCDLYFWRSRTQAEADLVVRSEEGLRAFDIKWRPRRASGKAFCAAYGVDVEVLGPDDPFVAGPLPPRPPA; via the coding sequence TTGGCCACGGACGAGCTGCGGCCGGATATCGGCGCCCTCTGGGAGAACTGGGTGATCGCCGAGGTGGCGAAGCAGAACCTGCTGCTGGGCTCCCCTTGCGACCTGTACTTCTGGCGCTCCCGCACCCAGGCCGAGGCGGATCTGGTGGTGAGGAGCGAGGAGGGACTGCGCGCCTTTGACATCAAGTGGCGGCCGCGCCGGGCCTCCGGCAAGGCGTTCTGTGCCGCTTACGGCGTGGACGTGGAGGTGCTGGGCCCGGACGACCCCTTCGTCGCGGGTCCCCTGCCCCCACGGCCTCCGGCCTGA